The following DNA comes from Spirochaetales bacterium.
GGTAAATGATCGGGGGATTATGATATCCGGCGTAGACGAAAGAGTTGTCGTCCGCCTGATGAAAGGTCACAAAGGTCACATATGAAAACATGCCCAGACTGTTTGCGATGATCTCATAAAGCCGTGAGTTCAGTTTTTCCAGAAACGCCTTTGAATCCTGTCCGCCGTTTTCTTTCGCAAGCATCTGATAGTTATACATCGCCAGCATCATGATGATTCCCGCAAGAATTCCGTGACCTTCGACGTCGCCAATGGCGATTTTCAATCTATTGCCGTCATAATAAATCGAAAACAGGTCCCCGCCCCCGTGAGTCAGGGGGCGGGTGACGGCGGATACGTCAAAGTCACCGTACCTGGTATGCCTGATTTCCGGAAGCAGTTTCTTTTGTATCGTATCGATTATCGACAGGGCCTGTATTTCCCGTTCTATCAGCATGTACCCTTTGAGGGCGGTGCTGAAAACCTTCTGCAAACGGTCGAACAACTCGCCGCTGTTCTCCGTTTCATTCAATTCCAGAAGAACGAAACCGAGGGATTCCCCTTCGAAATGCAATGGATGAATGGAGTATCGCCACGGCCTGTCGGCCGGCAGCACTCCGGTATTCAGGACCGCTTCCTGACCGGCGCCGTCGTCGTCTGACCGTATAATCTTTCCGTTGTTATATGCCAGAAGCAGTTTGTTTGTTTGGCCGCCGGAGTCGTCTCCGGAATAGGTATAGATATAGGCGGAGGTGATTCCCAGTTCCCTGAAATTGGCGTGAAAAATGTATTCGAGCGATTCGATCTTGAAACAGGCACTCAGGTTGTTGAAATTGTCGAGCAGGAAGTTCTTTTTACCTTCTTTTCCCGTTTCCCTGTCTCTGGAATCCTCATTAAGGATACCGTCGACGAGGTTCATCGTGTTCCTGAGTACCCGTTCGATACGGTTTTCGGAATACCGGTATTGTGCTTTGAGAATAAATCCCAAAGCCACCATCTCCTGATGCCACCACATGATGTCTCCGTCTTCGTTTATCTCCCGGTACAGAAGCTTCCTGACCTCGCGGTAAAAGCCGGTATCCTCCGGATTGCCGAGTGTCTGAAGCAGGGATTTCTCCAGGGTCGCCGGGATGGTTCCGTCGTATCTTCGTGAGAAGAGCCCCCGTACGCTTTTTGTTTTTTCTTCGGGAGAGTTCCGCAAAAAATCCGGAGGGTAACTGCCGCAGGAATTCCGAATGACCAAAGACGAAGTGACGTAAACGGTATCCGCCCGGCCGTCCGCTCCGGCGTCCGGCGGTTCTTCATGAAGGCGCGCGATCATCCATTGAACGCATTTTTCCATCAGTTCATCGAACGACTGTTCGACTGTCGTGATCGCCGGGGCGACCGCAAGTGACCCCCGGGCATTGTCGAATCCGGTGACCGCGACATCATCGGGTACGCATATCCCCATCTTTTTGAGTTCGACGATCGTTCCTTGCGCCATCGCGTCGTTCGATGCGACAATGACTTCGATTTCCCCTTTCTTTATCAATGGCAGAAAATATGCCGCCGCCTCGGGTCCGATGGTTTCTCTGAAGTCGCCGCGAAAAATCATGGGATGATCGGCGTCAATGCGGTACGGTTTTTCGATCAGTTTTTTTTCACTAAGCGTCTCGTTGAAAATCCCGAAACGTTCTTCCGCGTCCGGATTCCCGAGAACACCCGTTATAAATGCGAATTTCTTATAGCCGAGTGAATCGATGAGATGCGACAACAAAGCTTTCATTCCCGGCTTGTTGTCGATACAAACGGAGGGAATGCCGGGAAGTGCCCCGTGGAAGGTGATTACCGGCAGGTTTTCGAAGTTTTTACAAAATGCGGTAAAATCGGTCTTATGAATAGCGTTCCCGATCGTATAGGCAACGATCAGTCCGTCGATAAACCGTTCATCGATGAGGGTGTAAATCCTGTTGTAGGCGGCCGTATAGAATTGCGTTTTGTCATCGATATTACCCCCGTTTAGCACAAAGAAGTTCGCCCCTGATTCTTTTATAACACATGAGGTGATCGCCCCGAAAATGTCGTCGTGAAATCCTGCGGCCCCGGTCGAACGTTGTATGAGGATGGCTATGTTTTTCAACCCCTTTTTTATATTTTTGATCAGGGTACTCCTTCGAAGACGGGGAGGTTACCGGTCAACGCCCGCCGTGTATCCATTCGTATTAATTATAGTCATTCCCTTGGCCGGTGTAAATACTTTCCTTGACATGTTTTCCCGTACCGGTATTGCATAAACGATACTGTACAATATCGTCAATATATTTTATAATAACGGCAAACAGCGTGAATGAAAAACGGGGCCGCGAAAGCCCCTTTGACAAACAGGTTGAAGGATACCCGATAGAGTAACGTAACCGTTAACCTCATGAAAAGCATCG
Coding sequences within:
- a CDS encoding SpoIIE family protein phosphatase, whose amino-acid sequence is MKNIAILIQRSTGAAGFHDDIFGAITSCVIKESGANFFVLNGGNIDDKTQFYTAAYNRIYTLIDERFIDGLIVAYTIGNAIHKTDFTAFCKNFENLPVITFHGALPGIPSVCIDNKPGMKALLSHLIDSLGYKKFAFITGVLGNPDAEERFGIFNETLSEKKLIEKPYRIDADHPMIFRGDFRETIGPEAAAYFLPLIKKGEIEVIVASNDAMAQGTIVELKKMGICVPDDVAVTGFDNARGSLAVAPAITTVEQSFDELMEKCVQWMIARLHEEPPDAGADGRADTVYVTSSLVIRNSCGSYPPDFLRNSPEEKTKSVRGLFSRRYDGTIPATLEKSLLQTLGNPEDTGFYREVRKLLYREINEDGDIMWWHQEMVALGFILKAQYRYSENRIERVLRNTMNLVDGILNEDSRDRETGKEGKKNFLLDNFNNLSACFKIESLEYIFHANFRELGITSAYIYTYSGDDSGGQTNKLLLAYNNGKIIRSDDDGAGQEAVLNTGVLPADRPWRYSIHPLHFEGESLGFVLLELNETENSGELFDRLQKVFSTALKGYMLIEREIQALSIIDTIQKKLLPEIRHTRYGDFDVSAVTRPLTHGGGDLFSIYYDGNRLKIAIGDVEGHGILAGIIMMLAMYNYQMLAKENGGQDSKAFLEKLNSRLYEIIANSLGMFSYVTFVTFHQADDNSFVYAGYHNPPIIYRYSEKICENLEIDGFLLGILDKHEYKGKVKNRRFAMKKGDILVLYTDGVTEVVDAAGRLFGEAEIKSVVMAHMANREANRTNLKQLRDSILTRAEEWGMPKDDMTLLLMQYNPR